In Pseudoclavibacter sp. Marseille-Q3772, the sequence GGCGACGATCATGATGACCACGGTCACGATCATGACGATCATGACGATCACGGCGACCACGGTCACGGAGGGCACGATCATGACCACGACCACGACGGCCCGAACCCGCACATCTGGACCTCGCCAGACGGGGCAGTCTCGATGGTGGAAACCGTTGCCAACGAGCTCGGCAAGGCCGATAACGCACACGCGGACGAATACGAGGAGAACGCCGAAGCGTACATCGCCAAGCTTGGCAAGCTCGATCAGTGGATCGGCGAGAACATGAAGCAGGTTCCAGAAAAGGAACGCGTTGTTGCAACCGGTCACGATGCGCTCGGCTACTACAACGACGAGTACCACATCACGTTCGTCGGTTCGATCATGCCCAGCTGGGACGACAACGCAGAGCCCTCAGCCGCTGAACTCGACAAACTGATTGCTGATATCAAAAAGCACAAGGTGCCGGCGATCTTCTCGGAAACTCAGCTCGATCCGGCGACCGCAGAAGCGTTGGCGAATGAGGCCGGTATCAAGGTCTACTCCGGTGAAGATGGCCTGTACACTGACTCGCTCGGCGCTGCCGGCACTGATGCGGACACTTACATTAAGGCGACCGTTCACAACACAAAACAACTGCTTGACTCGTGGGGTAAAACTGCGAGTGAAGTCCCCGCTGAGATCCAGGACGCCTAGCCTTTGAATACCCCCAACCCGTGCGAGGTCCCCGGCGCCGATTCGGTGTCGGGGACTTCCGCTACCGCATCACCCATTGTCTCCGCTGCCGATGCTGCGTTCTCGTACGGCGGCGGTGTGATTGCTCTCGATCACATCAACTTCGCTATCGCACCGGGCGAGGCGCTGGCACTGGTCGGGCCAAATGGCTCAGGAAAATCAACGCTGCTCAAAGCGCTCCTCGGGCTTGTGAGCACCGTAGATGGCGAGGTTCGGGTATTGGATGCGGCACCACGGCGCGCTGCAAGTCACGTGGGTTATCTACCGCAGCATGACGAAATCGACCTGGAGTTTCCGATCTCACTTCG encodes:
- a CDS encoding metal ABC transporter substrate-binding protein; the protein is MRAITRSLYGAASAVIAVGALSACSPAGETPSVDGLKIVTTTTQLTDFTNNITEGTDAEVVSLFESGQSVHSFEATAADLEDIRTADVVVYNGMGLEPWLEETLKSAGFDGTKIDASAGFDPNSIHDDHDDHDDRDDDHDDHAAAGTDERIAAGVYRHDDHEHGGNDDDHDDHGDDHDDHGHDHDDHDDHGDHGHGGHDHDHDHDGPNPHIWTSPDGAVSMVETVANELGKADNAHADEYEENAEAYIAKLGKLDQWIGENMKQVPEKERVVATGHDALGYYNDEYHITFVGSIMPSWDDNAEPSAAELDKLIADIKKHKVPAIFSETQLDPATAEALANEAGIKVYSGEDGLYTDSLGAAGTDADTYIKATVHNTKQLLDSWGKTASEVPAEIQDA